The nucleotide window AGGACGTAATTGACAAAACTTTCAATGTTGATGCTGTTGTCTTGCCTTATAGCGACCATTTAAAACACGACTCAACCGCTTTTAATCGAAAGACAGCGATAGAAATATTTTCAGAACAAGAAATCTATGGGGCTGACATCGGCACAAATCGACCTGCTGACCGAGTTCTTTTTAATGATAAGCAATTTGATGTTGTCGATGTAAAACCTTATAGCACGCACTGGGAGGTTATTTGTATGCAACTAGAGATGTAAATGGTTTATCAGCTGGGAAGTTCCTGTAGTTGCAAGAGTGCTTAAAGCAGCAGAACTTAATGAAACCATCGCTTTTTTTCCGCCCGAAGCTACAGCATTTATCAATTTATCTCCAATACTTTTCTTTTCCTCTTTATTTGGAAAAACATTGACTTTTAAAGCTTCAAGTGAAACTGGTGATAAGACCATTTTTGCAGCAGAGCCGAAATGCAGATGCTCACTTTTAGAAAGTATATAGCCAACACTCAGTAACCACTTTAATGTTGCCAACATAACCATTTCTTTATGGTCTGTTTGCTTCCATTGTTCTATTTCAATAATGCGCGCCCTAACGTCCTCAACACCTAAAAGCACCAAAGCATTTATAGGAACAGCAATGGGGAAGTTTTTATACAGTTCAGCAAAAATAATTGAAACACATTCATGAAAAAGCTCAATATTTGACTCTTCGACCACTAAGTCCATTTAACCCTCAAAACAAGGCAATAAAAATGAAAGCAGATTATACAACAAAAATACACAGTTCGTTAGGCGAAAGCTTCCACACGATTTACAAAAGCAACCAAGGGCACAATTACTTATTTCGTTGCAAAGATGCACCAGAACACACGCAAAAACTTAAAATAGGTGTTGGTGGGTATTGCATCGATGGTGTTCATATCGTTGACTTACTATCTGCATGCATTGACCGACTTTCATCACCAAAAAGCCACAAGATACTATCAGAAGCCATTGCTCAGCTTTACCAAGTGCAAGACTTGTTAACAACGTGTGAAGGTGAAGCAGCATTAAAAGCTGAGGAGAAGCAAAGCGTTGAGAGTTTAAAGGATTGTGTATTTAGATTGTACAAGGAGCTTGGCATAGAAAGTGAACGTTAATAATCTTCAAACCTTCCTACTTAATACACTTAAGGAAAACACTAACGAAACCCTCATACTTGGCTATCAAAAAAACCTAAGACTCGATCAATTCGCCTCACTGCGTTATTACAATTCAAAAATGGTTGGCCAACCCAATGAATCCCCATGCGATGAAGGTGTGCAAGTCACACAACTGTATGAGCTCATATTTTTAATCGAAGCTTTAGGCCCAGATTCAGAAACACGAGCAACGCAACTGGCCTCAACTTTTCGACTGGCCAGCCAGAAAAATAAACTTGCTGGCCAAGGGCTGAAATTTTTTAAATGTGGCCATCTACAAGATGCAACAACGTTTTTATCAACTGATTACAACTCACGAACCAGATTTACCGTGCATTTCTACGCACAAGATGTACAAATCGACGCAACGGGCTTCATTGAGGATTACAGCCTAGAGCTGATTGCTGAAAACCAAGAAGAAAAAATAATCTCAGACGACACAATTAATACAGGAGATAATAATGGCGAGTCTTAACTCGATTATTAATATTACAGTGATTGATGAAACGGGAGCAGTCGCACAAACCGGTTTCGGTGTGCCGATTTTCATCGCAACGCACAGCGCATGGCAAGATCGCATCCGCTTTTATACTGATTTAAAAAGTGTGGCCGCTGATGGCTTTGAGAGCACTTCTAAAGCTTATCTAGCCGCACAATCTTACTTCTCACAAACACCTTGCCCTCCTAAAATTGCGATAGGGCGCAAAGATGCAGAAGATAAAACGTGGTCTGATACAATCAACGCAATTGCTGAGGTCGATGATAGCTGGTACGCCGTTGCAACTGATGATCACACAGCAGACTCAATTGTCGCGGTGTCTGATGCCGTCAATGCCATGACTAAAATCTATGGTTATTCGACCAACGACCCTGATGCAAAAGACCCAACTAAAACAACAGACGCTTTTAGCCAGCTTAAAGCAAAAGCGGCTAAACGCTCTTTTGGTCTTTGGAGTGCTGGGGCAGATTCAACCTTTCCAGAATGCGGATGGATGGGCGGCCAGTTACCACAACAACCTGGCTCGATTACGTGGGCTTATAAGCAAATCAATGGCTCTAGTGTCGATGCTATTTCATCGAGTGCCGAAACAGCTCTAGATCAAAAATATGCGAACTACTACAAAACAATCGCAGGTAAAAATCTGACGATTAACGGCATGGTCGCCAATGGTGAATTTATTGATATTATTCGCGGCATCGATTGGCTCAAAGCGCGGCTGCAAGAAGAGCAATTTTCATTGCTGGCCAACACGCCAAAAATCCCATTTACCGATGCAGGCATCGCGATGATAGAAAATGCCTGTGTCAGTGTTCTAAAAGAAGCACAGCGCCTTGACGTTATCGACCAGTACACCATCGAAGTACCAAAAGTCGCCGACACACTCACGAATGACCGAGCAAACCGCAAACTAACCAACATCAAAATAACTGTACGCATGACGGGCGCAATTCACGAAGTTGATGAAACACTTTATGTCCAAGTCTAGGAGAAACAATGGCCGAATTTTTTACCTATAGTGCCGAAGATGTCATTGTCATTATCGGCGGTATTTCTGTATCAGGCTTTGCCGATGGCTCAGCCGTTAAAATTAAACGCAACACACCGACCTTTAAAAGCAAAGTGGGCATGAAAGGCGATGTAACACGCGTTAAAAGCTCAGACAGAACGGGCTTGCTAACCTTAACATTAAAGCAATCAAGCAATATCAACCAAGCCTTTAGCGCCTTAGCTTTAGCAGACGAAGCAACAGGCGATGGCGTTTTTCCCATACTTGTTAAATCGCCTAACAATTTCACCATTGCCGTTGCAGAGCATGCCTATATT belongs to Piscirickettsia litoralis and includes:
- a CDS encoding phage neck terminator protein, which codes for MNVNNLQTFLLNTLKENTNETLILGYQKNLRLDQFASLRYYNSKMVGQPNESPCDEGVQVTQLYELIFLIEALGPDSETRATQLASTFRLASQKNKLAGQGLKFFKCGHLQDATTFLSTDYNSRTRFTVHFYAQDVQIDATGFIEDYSLELIAENQEEKIISDDTINTGDNNGES
- a CDS encoding DUF3383 family protein: MASLNSIINITVIDETGAVAQTGFGVPIFIATHSAWQDRIRFYTDLKSVAADGFESTSKAYLAAQSYFSQTPCPPKIAIGRKDAEDKTWSDTINAIAEVDDSWYAVATDDHTADSIVAVSDAVNAMTKIYGYSTNDPDAKDPTKTTDAFSQLKAKAAKRSFGLWSAGADSTFPECGWMGGQLPQQPGSITWAYKQINGSSVDAISSSAETALDQKYANYYKTIAGKNLTINGMVANGEFIDIIRGIDWLKARLQEEQFSLLANTPKIPFTDAGIAMIENACVSVLKEAQRLDVIDQYTIEVPKVADTLTNDRANRKLTNIKITVRMTGAIHEVDETLYVQV
- a CDS encoding phage structural protein, with protein sequence MAEFFTYSAEDVIVIIGGISVSGFADGSAVKIKRNTPTFKSKVGMKGDVTRVKSSDRTGLLTLTLKQSSNINQAFSALALADEATGDGVFPILVKSPNNFTIAVAEHAYIQEWPEIDFSDDESNIEWQIAVADLTLNVGA